In the genome of Geotrypetes seraphini chromosome 16, aGeoSer1.1, whole genome shotgun sequence, one region contains:
- the LOC117349939 gene encoding small integral membrane protein 7-like: MIGDVLLFGTLLMNAGAILNFKLKRKDTLGFGDKSQEPTTGDNIREFLLSLRYFRIFIALWNIFMMFCMVVLFGS, encoded by the coding sequence ATGATCGGAGATGTATTATTATTCGGGACATTGCTCATGAATGCAGGAGCAATCCTAAATTTTAAACTAAAAAGGAAGGACACTCTGGGATTTGGAGACAAATCTCAAGAACCAACTACAGGTGACAATATCAGGGAATTCTTACTGAGCCTGAGATATTTTCGAATTTTCATTGCACTCTGGAATATTTTTATGATGTTTTGCATGGTAGTATTATTTGGTTCTTGA